From the genome of Pelmatolapia mariae isolate MD_Pm_ZW linkage group LG12, Pm_UMD_F_2, whole genome shotgun sequence, one region includes:
- the rnf214 gene encoding RING finger protein 214 has protein sequence MDASAETAIEGSDDKAEDHHVIQDGDPDLDLDLELDFAKMGVTDLKHRAQAVQTDSMTAESSVSTEPDWESHVEAVFQYSSTLMEQYDKLLKKQDQEEVEHEKYKQQLQKRKEEATRQHQGLLDKLESLRVKLQLNNSKATRKNFLAKKAEMTTEKNRAEEEKNRLAKELEEGEKKMTALTEEQSEEQRRWQEELEELRQEMERVRKEAQEAQLQALQDEIAAVEKQRDVAMARIEAWLKEVGQYLNALRVEFPQQYSHERQKWEKKEVLVRRNQAELQSRFQEVLQQLHQGRELESLPRINVPSLPQVPMAELRFDQVMQSLVQPHIMAPPLSNPAHRPLQQQRHPQYYQQQQQHHHPHPHHPQYRAPYHHHPPQQYFQPSPSLQDQPPPQLLPHIRGPVRVTPPPSLSPSPPFQATHPVAPSPPPHAVATTAASSAPAGKLDKVLEKLGARFPQCNRAQLTSLLQQVKSSRGTLAGMSMEEVIEQVGFRLAQNERSALGPISRPTPPGPIQRPTNPIQRAAPSGHAAGPRKLCLMCQNHVDPESRHPLSCSHTIHKDCIQVWLQSSKNNSCPFCPAK, from the exons ATGGATGCTAGCGCGGAAACGGCTATTGAGGGTTCAGACGATAAAGCGGAAGACCATCATGTAATACAGGATGGAGACCCGGACTTGGACCTGGACCTTGAACTGGATTTCGCCAAAATGGGAGTGACAG ATCTGAAACACAGGGCCCAGGCTGTGCAGACAGACAGCATGACAGCAGAGTCCAGTGTCAGCACAGAGCCCGACTGGGAGAGTCACGTGGAGGCCGTGTTTCAGTACAGCTCCACCCTGATGGAGCAGTACGACAAACTATTGAAAAAACAGGATCAAGAAGAGGTGGAACATGAGAAGTACAAACAACAGCTGcagaaaagaaaggaggaggcCACTCGGCAACACCAG ggtCTACTGGACAAACTGGAGTCTCTGCGAGTGAAACTGCAGCTGAACAACTCCAAGGCCACCAGGAAGAACTTCTTAGCCAAGAAAGCAGAGATGACCACTgagaaaaacagagcagaggaggagaagaacaG GCTGGCCAAAGAGCTGGAGGAGGGTGAAAAAAAGATGACAGCGCTTACAGAAGAGCAAAGTGAGGAACAACGGAGGTggcaggaggagctggaggagctgAGGCAGGAGATGGAGCGAGTGAGGAAGGAAGCACAGGAAGCTCAGCTTCAGGCCTTGCAGGACGAGATCGCAGCTGTGGAGAAGCAGAGAGACGTAGCCATGGCTCGCATTGAGGCCTGGCTGAAAGAG GTGGGGCAATACCTGAACGCACTCAGGGTGGAGTTTCCACAGCAGTATTCTCATGAGAGACAGAAGTGGGAGAAGAAAGAAGTGTTGGTCAGGAGGAACCAGGCTGAGCTCCAAAGTCGCTTccaggaggttctgcagcagcttcacCAGGGGCGAGAGTTAGAGTCCCTCCCTAGGATCAATGTGCCTTCTTTACCGCAGGTTCCCATG GCTGAGCTGCGATTCGATCAGGTGATGCAGTCACTGGTTCAGCCACACATCATGGCCCCGCCTCTTTCAAACCCAGCTCATCGACCCCTCCAACAGCAGAGGCACCCACAGTATtaccaacagcagcagcagcaccatcaCCCTCACCCGCACCATCCCCAGTACCGTGCCCCTTACCACCACCACCCACCCCAGCAATACTTCCAACCCTCCCCATCATTGCAGGACCAGCCTCCCCCTCAGCTTCTGCCTCACATCAGAGGCCCAGTGAGGGTGACTCCCCCTCCTAGTCTGTCCCCCTCTCCCCCCTTTCAGGCCACCCACCCTGTAGCTCCTTCCCCACCACCCCACGCTGTAGCTACTACTGCAGCTTCCTCTGCACCGGCAGGCAAACTGGACAAAGTCCTGGAGAAGCTCGGTGCGAGGTTCCCACAATGCAACAGGGCTCAGCTGACGTCTCTGCTCCAGCAGGTGAAAAGCTCTCGTGGTACCTTGGCCGGCATGTCCATGGAGGAAGTCATCGAGCAGGTTggcttcaggctggcccaaaaCGAGAGGTCAGCCCTGGGGCCCATTAGCCGGCCCACTCCCCCAGGCCCCATCCAGAGGCCAACGAATCCCATTCAGAGAGCAGCACCAAGTGGACACGCTGCCGGGCCCCGTAAACTCTGCCTGATGTGCCAGAACCATGTGGACCCAGAAAGCCGCCACCCACTGAGCTGCTCTCACACCATCCACAAAGACTGTATCCAGGTGTGGCTGCAGTCCAGCAAGAATAACTCCTGCCCCTTCTGTCCAGCAAAGTGA